The nucleotide window GAGGGTCTCATTCAGAAGGGCGATGAAAAAAGCCATCGGTTCAGCGATGAGAATGGGAGCTGAAGGGATAAAAGTAAAGACTTCCGGAAGGCTTGGCGGAGCGGAGATGTCGAGGACGGAAGGTTATATGGAAGGCAGAGTGCCCCTGCACACGCTGAGGGCCGATATTGATTACGCAAGGGCTACGGCCTTTACAACATATGGAGCAGTAGGAGTCAAGGTCTGGATCTATCGCGGAGAGATCTTTCCGAAAGATTTCAAACGTACGATGGGCGATTCTGTTGCAGATGAGACCGGACGGAGCGGGCGTTAAGCCTGATTTCAGGAGAGGTTGACCAGCGATGTTAATGCCGAAACGGACAAAGTACCGTAAAATGCAGAGAGGTCGAAGGACCGGTAACGCACAACGTGGTTCAAGTATAAGTTTTGGGGAATACGGCCTGCAGGCCGAAGCCGCCGCCTGGATCACGAACAGACAGATCGAAGCTGCCCGTGTCGCTATAATGCGTCATGTCAAGAGGCAGGGAAAACTTTGGATAAGGATCTTTCCCGACAAGCCAGTTACCGTGAAGCCGGCGGAAACGAGGATGGGAAAGGGAAAAGGCGCGCCTGAATACTGGGTGGCGGTAGTCAAGCCCGGACGGATGATGTTCGAGCTCGAGGGTGTCACGCACGAGGAAGCCAAGAGGGCGATGCAGCTTGCCGCCGCAAAGCTTCCCATCAAGACGAAGTTCGTTCGCCGCGTGGCGACAGGAAAGGTTACCGGATAGGACGTTTTCCGGAAGAATCGATGTATTTCAGATATCTGGACGGTTAAAAATGAAGGTAGTTGAATTAAGAGAATTGACGTTGAACGAGCTGAAGCTCCGTGAAGAGGACCTCGTCGAGGAACTCACGAGAAGCAGGATACAGCTTGGTATCAAGCGTCTTGACAATCCCCTCCAGGTCCGCGTCATAAGGCGTGACCTCGCCAGGGTCAAGACGATCATCAATGAGAAGCTCGCTTCAGCGGAGAGCGAACAGCAGGAGTAGTATCGAACTATGCCGGAAAGTTCGGCTGGGCCAATGACTTCGGTTAAATGGCAAGGAGAGATGATGGAAGGTAGAAAACCACGAAAGACGATGACCGGTCTGGTTGTGAGCGATAAGATGGACAAGACGGTCACAATCGCTATCAAGCGGACGTTCCAGCATCCGCGCTATAAAAAGATAGTAAAAAAGACGTCCAAGATCTGGGCTCATGACGCGGAGAACGTCTGTCATGTCGGCGACAAGGTTAAAGTCATGTCAACGAGGCCCCTCAGCAAATTCAAGCGCTGGCGTGTCGTTGAAGTCATTGAAAGAGCACAGTAGGAGAAACTGTAATGATTCAGATGCAGACAAAATTGACGGTGGCTGACAATTCCGGAGCCAAGAGCATAATGTGTATCAAGGTGCTCGGCGGTTCGAGAAGACGTTACGCTTCTGTTGGCGATATCATCAGCGCTTCGGTCAAGGTGGCAGTGCCAGGAGGCGGAGTCAAAAAGGGGCAGGTCGTTAAATGCGTAGTGGTGCGTACAGCGAAAGAAGTACGCCGCAGGGATGGCAGCTATATTCGATTCGATCAGAATGCTGCCGTAGTAATAAATGAACAGCGGGAACCGGTTGGAACCAGGATATTCGGTCCCGTCGCGAGAGAGCTCAGGGAAAAACAGTTTATGAAGATTATCTCCCTGGCGCCGGAAGTCATCTAGATATCGAACGGAAGTCGAGATGAGAATCAAGAAAAACGATACAGTAAGAGTCATCGCGGGGAACTCGAAAGGGATGGAAGGAAAGGTCCTTAAGGTCTATCCGGAGAATAACCGCGTGATAGTGGAGAAAGTAAAGCTTATCAAAAGGCACACGAGGCAGACAAGCCAGGATAATACCGGCGGGATAGTCGAAAAGGAAGCGCCGATCAATGTGTCGAACGTTATTCTGGTATGCCCGAAATGCAGCAAACCGGCAAAGACAGAGATCGCTTCTCTCGCCGATGGCCGGAAGATCCGCAAGTGCAAGAGGTGTAATGAGACACTCGGAGATGACGATTAGGCCGTTTGTCTGGTGATTAACGGGGCCTGGGTTCAGGTCCAGAGCTGAAATGGTGAGGAAAATGTCGGAAAAGAAGAAATTGCCGAATGTGAGACGTCTTTACGAGGAGAGCGTCATACCTGCTATGAAAGAGAAATTCGGTTACAAAAATGTGATGGAGATCCCCCGTCTGACGAAGATCGTCGTCAATATGGGCGTGGGAGAAGGAATCTCCGACGCGAAGGTGATCGAAGCGGCGGCAAAGGACCTTGCCACGATTACGGGACAGCTGCCGGTTGTAAATCGCGCGAGAAAATCGATAGCGGGATTTAAACTGCGCGAGGGAATGCCGGTCGGGTGTTCGGTGACCCTTCGCGGTGTGAAGATGTACGAATTCTTTGACCGCCTCGTGAACGTAACGATCCCGAGGATCAGGGATTTTCGCGGACTCAACCCGAAATCATTCGACGGGCGGGGCAACTACACTTTCGGAGTGAAGGAGCAGATCATATTTCCGGAGATCGATTACGATAAGATACTGAAGATAATGGGTATGGATATTACCGTGGTAACGACGGCAAAGACAGACGAGGAAGCAAGAGAGCTGATAATGCTGCTTGGCATGCCTCTCAGGAAAAACTAACCGGATCACGTGGAGGAGTCTCTGTGGCGAAGAAGAGTTTGATAGCCAAATCGAAAAGGGCGCCCAAGTTCAAGGTCAGGGCCTATTCAAGGTGCAGGCTTTGTGGCAGGCCGAGGGCGTACATCAGACAGTTTGGTATCTGCCGTATTTGTTTCCGTGAACTTGCCCTCGATGGCAAGATCCCCGGAGTCGTAAAGTCAAGCTGGTAGAACAGGCTGGAAGTTAAACAGGCGAGGTGAATTGAAAATGATGACAGACCCTATAGCTGATATGTTGACACGCGTTCGAAACGCCTACAGATCGAACAAGATGCATGTCGATATCCCCGCGTCGAAGATAAAGGCGCAGATCGCCAGGATCATGCTTGAGCGTGGTTTCGCGAGTGACGTTCGATATATCGATGATGGAGTGCAGGGCAAGATAAGAGTTTATATCAAATACGATTCCAACAATAAAAGTGTTATCGAGGGAATCAGGCGTATCAGCATGCCAAGCAGAAGGGTCTACGTGGAAAAAACCGAGATCCCGCGCGTTATGGGAGGTTTTGGTACGGCAATTATATCCACGTCGAAAGGTGTTCTGACCGACAAAGAGTGTCGTTCGCTTGGCGTCGGCGGAGAAGTTCTCTGTCATATATGGTAGCCGTTACGGCAGCCGGAGTATCCTGTGCGGGTGTGCCGGTGATTTACGGAGGTTAAACAGAGCTATGTCACGAGTTGGTAAAAATCCGATACCGGTTCCGTCAGGTGTGACGATCGATCTTAAGGGAAACCATATCGAGGTCAAGGGACCGAAGGGAAAACTTGACAGGGAACTGCATCCCGAGATGATCATCGAAATCGAAGGAGCCGAGATCCTGGTCAAGAGGCCATCCGAATCAAAGCAGCATAAATCGTTGCACGGCCTGACGAGGACACTTATCAGCAATATGGTTGATGGCGTCTCGAAAGGGTTCCAGAAGACTCTCGAGATCGAGGGAGTAGAGTACAGGGCTGAGATGAAGGGTAAGACCCTCGTGATGAGTCTTGGGTTCTCGCACCCGGTGAACTACACGCCGAGAGGCGGAGTCGAGATAGAAGTTCCCGATCCCAAGAAGATAGTCGTCGGCGGAATAGACAAGCAGATGGTGGGACAGATCTCGGCGGAGATAAGAGCATTCAGACCGCCGGAGCCATATAAAGGCAAGGGAGTGCGTTACCAGGGCGAGCAGGTAAGGCGCAAATCAGGCAAGGCCGCGGTTGGTACTGGATTCTAGCAGATGAGAGTGTAACCTGAGATGTCTGTCGCGAAATCGTAAGGACAGGCGGCGGATGTTAAGAAACGGGAGTTGAAAAAGGTGAGCAAGTTAACAAATCAATCAAGGATAGCGAGGCATAGAAGGCGCGACAGGGTGCGCAAAAAGGTCAGCGGGACGAGCGAGAAGCCGCGCCTGCAGGTCTACAGGAGCCTCAGTCACATATACGCTCAGGTAATCGATGACGTTAACGGGAAGACGCTTTTCTCCGCTTCAAGTCTGAGAATGGAACTGCCGGTCGCCGGGGAACCTGTTGCGGATGATTCGAAAGAAAAAGGGAAAAAGGGCAAGAAGGAAAAGCCGGCCACTACGAAGATGCGCCGTTCCATTGCCGTCGGCAGCAAAATAGCCGAACTCGCGAAAGAAAAAGGTATTGAAAAGGTTGTTTTTGACAGGGGTGGATTCCTCTATCACGGAAGGGTCGCGGCTCTCGCGGACGCGGCACGTAAAGGTGGATTGAAGTTTTAATTCTGTAAATGCCTGAAAAGGCAGGAGCAATCGCACTTGGGGGTGCGTTAGTTGGAAAAGAAAGAAAGAAACGAAAGAGACGCAAAAGGCGGAGGCCGCAAGGACACTCGCAGGCCCCGCCGGGACCGGAAAGAAGAGACCGGGCCGGAGTTAAATGAGCAGACGATCCATATCAACCGCGTCGCCAAAGTAGTCAAGGGCGGACGGCGGTTCAGCTTCAATGCTCTCGCTGCTGTCGGAGACGGCATGGGCAAGGTCGGTATCGGCCTTGGCAAGGCGAACGAGATCAGTGACGCGATCAGGAAAGCCGGCGAAGAAGCAAGGAAAGATATGATCATGATCCCGATGATCGAAGGGACGATCCCTTATAAGGTCATCGGCGTCTTTGGCGCGGCGAGGGTCCTGCTTAAGCCGGCCGCCCCGGGTACAGGCGTAATAGCCGGTGGTGGCGTTCGCTCAGTGCTTGAGGTTGCCGGGATAAGGGACATCCTTACAAAATCTCTTGGGTCGAACAATCCTCATAATATGGCCAAAGCGACGATGGTAGGCCTGAGGAATCTCAAGAGCGCCCGGGATGTCGCGAGAAAACGCGGCATTTCGATCAAAAGCCTTTTCGCTCTCAAGGAAGAAAAGAAAGCTGCCAGCCCGGCTGGCGACAGCGAAAAGACCGGTACTGAAGAATAGTAGAAGTTGTGATATGGCTGTCCGGACAAGAGGCAGATATGTCCTTGACGGCCCGGATTGACAGCGAGGAAAGAAGATGGCCAAGAAATTGAAGATCACGCAGGTGCGAAGCATCATCGGATCGCAGGAGAAGAAACACAAGGTAGTGATGGAATCTCTCGGATTCCGGCGGAACTACCGTACTATTTACAAAAATGACTCTCCCCAGATCCGCGGGATGCTCGCCAAGGTGCGGCACCTGGTCGTTACGGAAGAGATCGATGAAAAGGATATTCCGGTGAAGGCTACGGGATCAGCCGGATTCAAGGTTATAAATGGTCCAGAAATTGGAGAATAATGATCAGGTCCCTTACCAGGGAGCTGGCAGTAATCGTCAAGGAGCAAAACGAAGATGAAACTTAACGAGATTAGCCCGACGGCTGGCGCCGTGAAGAAAAGGAAGAGGGTCGGATGCGGTCCAGGGTCCGGGCACGGAAAGACATCGACAAAAGGGCATAAGGGGCAGAATTGCCGTTCCGGCGGCGGAGTTCCTCCCTGGTTTGAAGGTGGACAGATGCCTCTGCAGAGACGCCTGCCCAAGAGAGGGTTTCACAACATCTTCAGGGTCCCTTTCCAGGTAGTCAATGTCGGAAGTCTTGATTGTTTCGAGAAGGGTGCCACGGTAAACCGCGGGACCCTGATCGATGCTGGATTGATCAGGAAAACCATTTCTCCTGTTAAGATACTGGGTGGGGGAGAACTGAAGGTCGCTCTTCAGGTAGAAGTCGATGGTGTCAGCAGGACAGCTGCGAAATCGATCATTGATGCCGGCGGCACTGTGAATCTCGTTTCAGGAAAAAAGATACCGGATCTGGATAAAGAGGAGCAGCGGTAATGATAAAGAAGTTTCAGGATATTTTCAGCATTCCGGAACTGAAAAAGCGTATTCTATTCACTGTAGGTCTCCTGATTGTCTACAGGATCGGTGGCCACATAACGACTCCTGGGGTTAATCCTCTGGCGCTTAAAGCGTTCTTTTCAAACCAGCAGGGGACGATCTTCGCTCTTTACGACATGTTTGCCGGCGGCAACCTCAGCCGTGCTACGATCTTCGCGCTGGGAATCATGCCATATATCAGCGCTTCGATCATTATCCAGCTTCTGCAGGCGGTGATCCCCTACTTCGAAAAACTCGCCAAAGAGGGTGAAGAGGGCAGAAAGAAGATCACTCAGTACACGCGGTATGGTACGGTGGCGCTGGCTCTCGTGCAATCGATAGGTATCTCTCTCTTTCTTGAGAACCTCAACGTCGGTGGCGCGTCGGTCGTAACGATGTCGACCCTTCCGTTCAGGCTCCTTACCATGATAACGATGACGGCTGGAACGATCTTTGTAATGTGGCTCGGGGAGCAGATCTCCGAGCGGGGGATCGGTAACGGCATCTCCCTTATCATCATGATCGGTATCATCGCCAGGTATCCCGCCGATTTTCTCAACACTTGGCGGGCGATCAACCTTGGTCAGATGACGCCTTTCAGGATGATAATCTTCGCGGCAATAATGGTCCTTGTAGTTGCCGGGGTGATAATGATCACGCAGGGGCAGAGAAGGATACCCGTTCAGTACGCGAAGCGGATCGTGGGAAGAAAGGTCTATGGCGGCAGGTCGCAGTATATTCCTCTCAGGGTCAATACGGCAGGGGTCATCCCGATTATCTTCGCTCAGTCGATCCTGATGTTCCCGAGCACGATAGCGGCGTTTTTCAAAAGCGATTTTCTCTCCGGCGTGCAATCGATTCTTTCCCCGTCGTCATGGCTTTACGTGACTCTTTATTCAATAGTGATTATATTCTTCGCATATTTTTATACCGCTATAATCCTCAATCCCGTCGACCTGGCGGAGAACATGCAGAAATACGGCGGATTTATCCCCGGGATACGCCCGGGCAAGAGGACAAGCGATTATATCGACAGGATCCTTACGCGAGTAACGCTGCCGGGAGCTGTCTTCCTTGCTTTTATCGCGGTGCTTCCCGATATCCTGATCTACAGGGGCGGACTGCCCTTCAGGTTCGGGGGAACGGGTCTTCTGATTGTCGTGGGCGTGATGCTCGATACGCTTCAGCAGATCGAAACGCATCTTCTTATGAGACATTATGATGGATTCATGAAAAAAGGGCGTCTGAGAGGACGGCGCTAGAAACCGGAAGGAATGGCATTTGTCAGGTAAACATATAATAATTCTTGGCCCTCCCGGATCCGGAAAAGGCACTCAGGCGCTGCGGATAGCGTCCTCGCTGAGCCTTCGCCATCTTTCGACAGGCGACCTTCTCAGGGAAGCGGTATCCGCTGAGAAGGAACTCGGGATGAAAGCGAGGGCTTTCATGGAACGCGGGCTTCTCGTGCCTGACGATATAATGCTTGGTCTCATAAGAGAGGAACTTTCAGTCTCAAAAGAGACAGGTTGGATCCTCGACGGATTTCCCAGGACTCTCCCGCAGGCCCAGGCGCTCTCCAAGATACTCGCGGATGAAGGGGTCGAAGTCGATCATGTCCTGCTTATAGACGTCGATCCGCTGGTCGTAATAGAGCGGGTCCTTGGCAGAAGGGTCTGTGAAAGCTGTAAGGCGGTATTCAACATCTCGATGCTTGAAGAGGGCAAGAAGGATATCTGCGAGAAATGCGGCGGAAAGCTTGTTACGCGCGCCGACGATGAAGAAGAGACGATCCGAAGGCGCTTTGAGGTATACAAGGATCAGACGAGCCCGGTGCTCGATTATTACAGGGAACAATACGGAGATTATATAACCGTAAAAGGTGATGGAGACATAGACGGTATCACCGCGGGAATTCTTCGTGAGATAAGATGATATATATCAAGAACGATACGGAGTTGGATCTCATAAGAAAAAGCGGTGAGGTCCTTAAAGATACTTTTCTCGAGATAGAAAAGTTGATCCGTGTCGGAGTGACGACCGGAGAGTTGGACAGATATGCCGAAGAGTACATACATTCGAGGGGATGCGTTCCGGCTTTCAAGGGATATCAGGGATATCCCGCGAGTATATGCGCTTCCGTCAACGAAGAGGTCGTTCACGGTATCCCTGGAGCGAGGAAACTCGAGGATGGGGATATAGTTGGTATCGATATGGGAGTGATAAGGGAAGAGTTCTACTCGGACGCGACTCGGACATTCGCAGTGGGCGAGATAAACGAGGAGGCGCGCCGCCTGATCGAAGTGACAAGGGAATCGCTTGACCTGGGTATTGAAAAAGCCAGGGCGGGTAATCACCTTTCTGATATATCGCATGCCATCCAGGAGCATGCTGAGAAGAACGGGTTTTCGGTAGTACGATCGCTCGTCGGTCACGGGATCGGTAGGCAGATGCATGAAGAACCCCAGATCCCGAATTTCGGACCCCCTGGAAAGGGGCCGGTTCTACAGGCAGGAATGGTGCTGGCAATAGAACCGATGGTCAATGTGGGAACGGAAAATGTCTACACATTGAAGGATAAATGGACCTTTGTTACGGTGGACAGGAATTTATCCTGTCACTTTGAAGATACGGTGGCGGTAACCGAAAACGGTCCCGAGATCATGACCAGGTGACTTTCGGCACGCATGCCGTCCCGGGTTGAGAAGTTCATCCCATGGGAGGGGTGAAGAATTAAATGGCCAAGCAAAAGGGAATTCCGGTCGAGGGAACGGTAGTGGAGGCGCTGCCGAATGCGATTTTCCGGGTCGAACTGGAGAACAAGCATCTCGTCCTGGCGCATGTCTCCGGAAAGATGAGGATGCATTTTATAAGGATCCTCCCCGGCGACAGAGTCGCCCTTGAACTGAGTCCTTATGACCTTGGAAGAGGCAGGATAACCTATCGCTACAAATGAGCCGGTGAGACCTGCTCATTATGAAGCGGCCGGTCAAGCAATTCTGCCATGCTTGAGCCGTGTAGCCGGTAAAGAAGGAAGAAGAGAGATGAAAGTCAGAAGTTCAGTAAAGAAAATGTGCCCCGACTGTAAACTCATACGGCGTAAGGGAGTTCTGCGCGTGATATGCAAGAATCCCAAGCATAAGCAACGCCAGGGTTAAGGGCGACTGAATATTATGGTGAGACGAAAGGAGTAAACCTGTGGCGCGAATAGTCGGAGTCGATATTCCCGACAACAAACATATCGAGATTGCGTTGACCTACATTTTTGGGCTGGGTCGCACCAGTGCTCGAAAAATACTTGAGAAGGCGGATGTGCCTTATAACCTGAGACCGAGAGATCTGACCGAGGATCAGACGATCAAGATCAGGGATATAATCTCAAACGAGTATAAGACCGAGGGTGCTCTTCGCACGGAAATTACGATGAACATCAAACGTTTGATGGATATCGGCGCCTATCGTGGTCTGAGACACAGGCATGGACTTCCCGCTCACGGGCAGCGTACTCATACGAACGCCCGTACGAGGAAAGGTCCGCGTCACCGTCCAGGTTCGAAAAGGAAAAAATAGTAGTTGCTGATATGATCTCCGGGCAATCCCCGGAGTATATAATGGAGTTCAAAGGGAGGTTTTCAATTGGCCCGTCCGCAGAGGTCAAAGAAGAAAAAACAGAAGAAGGTGGATGTACTTGGCGTGGTCCATGTGAAATCGACCTTCAACAACACCATCATTACGATCACCGATCGTGAAGGCGCCGTGGTCGCCTGGTGCAGTCCGGGCAAACTGGGGTACAAGGGATCGAGGAAAAGCACTCCTTTCGCCGCGCAGCAGGCGGCGCAGACTGTGGCGCGTGAAGTGATCACGCTGGGGATGAAAAAGGTCGAAGCCTGGATCAAGGGTCCGGGACCGGGCAGGGAAGCGGCGATCAGGTCGTTGCGCGCGGCAGGCCTTGAAGTATCGGGTATCAAGGATTGTACTCCGATCCCCCACAATGGTGTGAGGTTGAAGAAACGCAGAAGAATCTGATCTGTGTTGTCCACCTTTCCCCGCTCAGGGTCCGGGAGCCCGGCGGTAAAAAGGATGTTATATAGAAAGTCGGATCTATGAAACCGTGATGTTTCATAAAGTAAACGACAAAGTCAGAATCGGCTGAAAAATGCCGGGGAGGTAGTATTCGATGGCGAGATATACTGGTCCCAAATGCAAGCTTTGCAGAAGAGAGGGAGCAAAACTGTTCCTTAAAGGGGACCGCTGTCATTCAGACCGTTGCGCTATTGAGCAGAGGAATTATCCTCCGGGAGACCAGGGTCGCGCAAGGTACAGCAGAAGAAGCAACTACAGGGTCCAGCTTAGAGAGAAGCAGAAGCTGCGTAGGACATATCAGGTGCTTGAGCGCCAGTTCCGGAACTATTTCAAGAGAGCCGAGAAGATGAAGGGTGTCACGGGTGAGAATCTGCTCAGGCTTCTTGAATGCAGGTTGGACAATATGGTCTACAGGATGGGATTCGCGCCCTCGCGCACAACGGCGAGGCAGCTGATCCTGCACAACCATTTCACCGTAAATGGCAAGAAGGTCAATATTCCTTCTTACCAGGTCGGAACAGGTGACAGGGTATCACCGATAGAGAAAAGCAGAAACCTGCTTATAATCGAAGAATCACTGAAGGCTTATGGCAGCAGAGGTACCGTTCCCTACATTTCCGTAGATGTGACGAAAAAGGAAGGCACCTATGTTGAAGCACCAACCAGGGATCTTATCCCGGTTGCGATCGAAGAAAACCTTATTGTGGAGCTCTACTCCAAGTAATCCGGTTCTCCCTGATACCGGCCGCCATCAGGCGGGGCGGCGATCCGGGGCAGGGTCGGGATACAGCGCAAGGAGGAACGCGTAGATGAAATGGCGTAACCTTTTAATGCCGAAAGAAATCGTAATGGATGAATCCACCGCCACGGATACGTTCGCGTCTTTCACGGTGGAACCGCTTGAACGCGGGTTTGGGAATACGATCGGTAACGCGGTCCGCCGCACCCTGCTGTCGTCGATCCAGGGAGCAGCCGTCACTGCTGTTAAGATCGATAAAGTGCTTCACGAATTCGGTACTGTAAAAGGGGTCAAGGAAGATGTCACCGATATCGTTCTTAACCTCAAGCAGCTTATTATCGTGATGAATTGCGACGACCCGAAGTTCCTCACTCTTGATGTGGAGAAAAAGGGAGACGTGACAGCGGCGGATTTCACCGAGAACCCCGAGATCGAGATCCTAAATAAGGATCTTCATATCGCGACATGCACGGAGAAGGCCAAACTCAGGATTGAGATACTGGTCGGGCACGGAAGGGGCTATGTCGGAGCCGAGACGCACAACCTCGAAGAATATGATATCGGCATGATCCCGATGGACTCGAATTTCAGCCCCGTCACGAAGGTCAACTACTCTGTCAAGGACACAAGGGTGGGACAGAAGACCGATTATGACTCGTTGATTCTTGATGTCACGACGGACGGAAGCGTCTCTCCCCAGGATGCTCTCGGATACGCGGCGAAGATATTGAAGGATCACATGCTGCTCTTCATACATTTCGACGAAGAGCCGCACGAGGAAGAGGACGAGATCGTAGATGAAGAAAAAGAAAAGATGAGGGAGCTTCTTGGCAGGAACGTAGAAGAACTCGAACTTTCAGTGCGTTCTTCCAACTGTCTAAAAGCCGCGAATATCAAGACTCTCGGGGAGCTGGTGTGCAATACCGAGAGCGAAATGCTCAAGTATCGGAACTTCGGCCGCAAGAGCCTTAGGGAGATCGCTGATATTCTTGATGGTATGGGGCTCAGTCTTGGAATGGATGTAAGCGCCATCCGGGACGCTAAAGATGCGAATTCAGAGGAGAGGAAGTAATGCGGCACAGACAAGATCACAGGAAACTTAACAGAACGGCATCTCACAGAAAGGCGATGCTGTCGAATATGGTGACCTCCCTTTTCGACAAGGAACGGATAACCACGACCACGGCGAAAGCCAAAGAGGCCAGCAGGCTGGCCGAGCGGATGATCACTTTCGCGAGGCGCGGAGATCTTGCCGCGAGGCGCCACGTCGCCAGGACGATCCGTAATCCGAGGGTCCTTCAGAAACTTTTCGATGAGATCGGTCCGCGTTTCGCCAGCAGGAATGGCGGGTATACCAGAGTGCTGAAGCTTGGGGTCAGACGCGGGGATGCCGCCGAGACGGCATTGCTCGAACTTCTTTCAAAAGACGAGAAGGCCAGGGGCAAAAAGAAGAAGCCGATGAAGACATATCATAAGGTCGACGTACCGGAAGATCCAACGATAGCGGCAAAGAAGGAAAAGGTCAAGGCGGAGAAGAAAGCGGCGGCCGAGGCGAAAGAGGCTGAAGAAGCGGCAAAGGCCGCAGAAGAGGCCGCGGCGGAAGAAGCTGGAGCGGAAGATGGAGAACCGCCGGCAAAGGACGCTTAAGAGCCGTTATTGTCCCGAAAAAGACAGATCAGGGAGCCGTCTTCGTGGCGGCTCTTTTTTATGCCCTTCAGCGGCGCATATCGATATTCCCGATCGGAATAAAACAGCGCGGCGGCGATTCTATCGTTTGGATATCGTCCTTTCCCGTGCTATCTTTTCGGATAATAAGTATTGATCGATGAAGATCATGTCAGATGAGGAGCGCTTGAATGCCGGTCATCACGGAAGTCATTCTTCCGATACTCTTTGTCGTATTTCTCGGTTATCTTCTGCGCAGGCTCGGCAAACTCGACGAGCATGCATTTTCCCGTGCGCAGCTCTATGTGCTCGGTCCGGCCCTGGTATTCATGACGATGGCCGGTTCCGAAGCGGCGATGCCGCTCGTGATGAAAGTATTTCTGCATGTCACTATCCTTTCGATCCTCCTTTTTATTTCAGCCTGGCTTCTTGGAATATTCCTCAAAAGCGACAGGCTGGAAAAGAACGCCATAGCGATCACGTCGATATTCACCAACAGCGGGTTTTACGGGATCCCCGTTTGCATGCTCGCCTTCGGGGACGAGGGAGTGATATACGCTTCGATATATGTCGTCTGTTCCGCCACAATACAGTCTACTGCCGGAGTATATATCGCCAGCGCCGGCAGCAGGAGTCCGATGAGGGCGCTGGCTACGGTCTTCAAGGTGCCGCTCATCCATGCCATAGTAGTGGCCAAGCTTCTCGCGCACTTCGATCTTCTCCCTTCCGAGCCTTTTATGAAAATGATCACTCTTCTCGGCCGGTCGGCTATTCCTCTCGGGCTTCTGCTTCTCGGGATGCAACTCGAAAAGATTATTTCGGAAAAGAAAGGAAGCGCGGAAGTATCGGTCAGTATAGAGGGAAGAAGAGATCTTGTCGGAGGGGTATCGTCCGGGCTGCTTAAAATAGCGGGGGGATTCCTTTTCGCCCTCCTGATCCTTCAGTTTCTCGATTTCGAACCGG belongs to Candidatus Krumholzibacteriota bacterium and includes:
- a CDS encoding AEC family transporter, whose protein sequence is MPVITEVILPILFVVFLGYLLRRLGKLDEHAFSRAQLYVLGPALVFMTMAGSEAAMPLVMKVFLHVTILSILLFISAWLLGIFLKSDRLEKNAIAITSIFTNSGFYGIPVCMLAFGDEGVIYASIYVVCSATIQSTAGVYIASAGSRSPMRALATVFKVPLIHAIVVAKLLAHFDLLPSEPFMKMITLLGRSAIPLGLLLLGMQLEKIISEKKGSAEVSVSIEGRRDLVGGVSSGLLKIAGGFLFALLILQFLDFEPVLRNVIIVQSSMPTAVNAVVYATEFECRPKLVTIGILTATMISVASISLILSWLN